From one Triticum urartu cultivar G1812 chromosome 3, Tu2.1, whole genome shotgun sequence genomic stretch:
- the LOC125547905 gene encoding cytochrome P450 704C1-like encodes MDSPLPFLVAMSSLLLILAGLYMTRLGLLGKRRRSYPPVAGTMLHQLLNWGRLPEYMTELSRRYRTFSMLTLTRSSVHTVDPANVEYILRTNFANYGKGTMTHDTMEDLLGDGIFNVDGAKWRHQRKVASFEFSTRMLRDYSSGVFRDMAAQLAGIVAAAAAAGERLSMEDLFMRSTLDSIFKIGFGVNLGALSGSNEEGAAFARAFDNASEQVLYRFLDPLWKAKRLLNIVSEAAMKRSVRTIDDFVYTVIDKKIEQMGRDGQEFAKKQDILSRFLLEREKDPGCFDNKYLRDIILNFMIAGRDTTAGTLSWFLYVMCRDQRIQDKIAREVREATTGDRQNVGGLQEFTACLTEDAISSMHYLHAALTETLRLYPAVPTDVKCCFSDDTLPDGHTVRRGDMVNYLPYAMGRMKFLWGDDAEEFRPERWLDDEGVFVPESPYKFTAFQAGPRICLGKEFAYRQMKIFAATLFYLFRFEMWERDSTVGYRPMLTLKMDGPLCVRASPRRSTEN; translated from the exons ATGGATTCACCGCTGCCGTTCCTGGTCGCGATGTCGTCGTTGCTCCTGATCCTAGCCGGCCTGTACATGACGCGCCTCGGCCTGCTCGGCAAGAGGCGCCGGAGCTACCCACCCGTCGCCGGCACcatgctccaccagctgctcaaCTGGGGCCGTCTGCCGGAGTACATGACGGAGCTCTCCCGCAGGTACCGCACCTTCAGCATGCTCACCCTGACCCGCAGCTCCGTCCACACCGTCGACCCGGCCAACGTCGAGTACATTCTCCGGACCAACTTCGCCAACTACGGCAAGGGGACGATGACCCATGACACGATGGAGGACCTCCTCGGCGACGGGATCTTCAACGTCGACGGCGCCAAGTGGCGTCACCAGCGGAAGGTCGCCAGCTTCGAGTTCAGCACCCGAATGCTCCGGGACTACAGCAGTGGCGTGTTCCGCGACATGGCTGCCCAGCTCGCGGGCATCGTGGCCGCCGCCGCGGCTGCCGGGGAGAGGTTGAGCATGGAGGATCTGTTCATGCGGTCGACGCTGGACTCGATTTTCAAGATTGGGTTCGGGGTCAACCTGGGCGCGCTCTCCGGATCCAACGAGGAGGGTGCGGCGTTCGCCAGGGCGTTCGACAACGCCAGCGAGCAGGTGCTGTACCGGTTCTTGGACCCGCTGTGGAAGGCCAAGAGGCTCCTCAACATCGTGTCGGAGGCGGCCATGAAGCGGTCGGTGCGCACCATCGATGACTTCGTGTACACCGTCATCGACAAGAAGATCGAGCAGATGGGCAGAGATGGACAAGAATTC GCCAAGAAACAGGACATACTATCGAGATTCCTGCTGGAGAGGGAGAAAGACCCCGGCTGCTTCGACAACAAGTACCTGCGGGACATCATACTCAACTTCATGATCGCCGGCCGCGACACCACGGCGGGCACTCTATCGTGGTTCCTCTACGTCATGTGCAGAGACCAGCGCATCCAGGACAAGATCGCAAGGGAGGTGCGGGAGGCCACCACCGGCGACCGCCAGAACGTGGGCGGCCTGCAAGAGTTCACGGCGTGCCTGACCGAAGACGCCATCAGCAGCATGCACTACCTCCACGCCGCACTCACGGAGACCCTCCGGCTGTACCCGGCGGTGCCCACC GACGTCAAATGTTGCTTCTCAGATGACACGTTGCCGGACGGGCACACCGTGAGGAGAGGGGACATGGTGAACTACCTGCCGTACGCGATGGGCCGAATGAAGTTCCTGTGGGGCGACGACGCCGAGGAGTTCAGGCCAGAGAGGTGGCTCGACGACGAAGGTGTGTTCGTCCCGGAGAGCCCCTACAAGTTCACCGCTTTCCAG GCGGGGCCTCGGATCTGCTTAGGAAAGGAGTTCGCGTATAGGCAAATGAAGATATTTGCAGCCACTCTTTTCTACCTTTTCAGGTTTGAGATGTGGGAGCGCGACTCGACGGTGGGGTATCGCCCGATGCTCACGCTTAAAATGGACGGCCCGCTCTGTGTTCGTGCGTCGCCCCGGCGATCAACCGAAAACTAG